The genomic window TTACCTTGCAATAGCGACATCACATCACTTGCTGGCTGGCCCTGAATATCTTTACCAGAAATACTTACGGTAGATCCTGTACTTAATGTTCTGGTTTTAGTTTGGTAACCGGCAGTTACCTGTACCTCTTTAAGGGTGGTGTTATCACCTTGTAAGGTTAAACTAATCGTAGTACGGTTATTAACCTTAACCGTTTGTGTTATGTAGCTCAGATATTTAAAAGTAATTTCTGCATTCGATGCTACGGTTACCCTAAAACGTCCATCACCATCTGTTTGGCCTAAAACCTTGCCTCCGCTTAAAATGCTCACACCGGGCATGGTTTCTTTCTTTTTCGATTCGCCATCAAAAACTGTCCCTGTAACAGCAATTTGCTGTTGTGCAAAGGCAAGATTATGCAAACCAAAAATCAATAAAATTACTATGCGGTAAAAATACTTCATTGGAAATATATTTTGTTTGGATTTAGTTATTTTCATCAGTCGTTATCAAATTTTGGTTTGTCATTCTTAAACTGGAAGATAATTTCCCAATCGCCCTCCTCGTAGATCTTGAAATTTAAGGCGAGATAACAATGTAATAGTGCAGCTCCGAAGGCTTGTCTGTCAAATCTGAATACTACCCTGGCAGCACCTCCATCAGTTGTAGTATATTTTGTAGGATAGGCAGTTAACGGAATAGGGTAAGCAACATCAAATTTTACTTTAGTAGCATCTTTAACCATATTAAAACCGTGAACCAGGTTACCCCAATCGGTTAGGGCAAATTTATTAGGATCAATCACTTGTGATAAAGTATCAACAAATTTAAAACTGATACTATGGCCAGAATAACCCGGTAATCCTTTTGGCAGTTTATTAAACACTATACGAACATCTGAATTTGACAAAAACTGATTCGTTTTAACCCCTGTTATAAACAGACCTGACGGACTAACAGATGTAACAGTTCCCTGACCAGTAATGGGATCTAAAGGTGATGGCTCATAAGGCCTTTCGCGTAGCGGTATAAGGCGCATATTCTGAAAATACTTTCTACCACCAGTGTTTGACATTTCAACATCAAAGACATAACCAGAATCTGGTTGGGCCTTAATCATGTTTGAATTAGCTTCTGCCCACATTAAAAATTCACCAGAATGCGGACGTACTTCGAAAAGTGGATGGTTCTCAATTACACGCTTGGCTTCAATTTCTGCAAGCGATTTCTCTGTTCCATCGTAAGCTGTTTTCCATACTTTTACAGGATAAAGCTTCGTTAACTCCGGAGCTGGTTCACCACCAAAAGTACGCATGTTCACAATTTTAAAATCTAAAGGCCTGCTAGAGTTCCCATAGGTAAAATTGTTCGTAAATAAAGTATTTCGGCCTAATGTAGGCTGATAAAGATACTGGGTATACTGGCTATCGCTGGCAATAGACAACCTATTATCGGGTAAATTTTTCTTACACGATCCTAGCATGAACATTATACTTGCCAGCATCAGTCCCATACAAAATAAGTATTTATTATTTTTCATCTTCATAAGGCTATTTGTCTAATCTTGCTGTAAATTGATCAAATCCAAAGCTGTGCAACGGGGTTAAGATATTAATCGTTGCATTGTCGGTTTTGATGTTAATTGCATCTGTGCTGGTGGTTACCCAATCGAGTTTTATAGTAGAGCCATACATGTCGCTAAACTCAAGGGAAGTTGCGCCTCCCCCTACATAACCAGAAGCGTTGCCCTGTACTGCTTTTATGTGCATAGGGTAATTAATGCCAACTGCGATGACAGAAATACCATCCAGTGTACTCGTATAAGAACTTGCCGATCTATTCCCCCTAATAATATACTTAGAGAGCATGATTGACAATTCATCCGGGTCGGCTGTAGCTAAGTAGACTGGAGATTTTCCAGTTGCTTTTCTGGTCTGGTTCAAATACTTAATCGAAGCAGCAAAATTCTCATTTACAGGTGCAAATAGTGTTACTTTTTGGTTCGTTAAGGAATCTTTAACTGCGGGTAAGCGATTCAGTACCAATAATAACGAATCGAAAGTATGGGGTTTAGATTTTAAATAATCTACTGCCGAACCTTTGAAAGTTTGTATGGTATTGGTGTAATCGTAATAAGTGGAATCGCTTTTTTTGCAGGCAGTAAAATAAAGGCCCGTTATTGCTAGCAGCAATAATAAACTACGCTCATATAATTTCTTTTTCATCATCTTCTAAATAATTATTGCCAATATGGATTTTGGGTAACCAGCGAATTAGCATTGATTACATCTTGCGATACAGGCCAGTAAATACCACCAGCATCTTCAAATTGCCTGAAAGTAAGTGCGGTACCATTTTTCTTGATAAATGTACCCGTAGCCTTTTTAATCCTGTTATACCTTACAATGTCATACCATCTCCAACCTTCAGCCATTAACTCTCTTCTGCGTTCTTCAAAAATGGCATCAATCAAATCTTTACCAGATGCAGGATCATAAATAATCGGACCTCTTAGATCTGCGGCTTTATTTAAAGCGGCTATAGCTTCAGCCCGTTGCCCTAAAACGGCACATGCCTCGGCTCTAAGCAAGGTAATTTCCTCTATTCGACTAAATAGCATAGTAGAACTAAACAAGGTTAGGTTACCCGATGTCTGTGCGGTATAAATTACCTTGATCTTGTTAAAAATTGGTTGCTCTGAAGTAAAGTTGTAAAAGTAATTTGTACGGTATAAACCATTAACCGGGTTAAAACTGAACCTTAAATCTTTTGGATCTGTAAATATTTTGAGAATACTATCTTTGGTCACAAACATTTCTGGTTGTGCCTTAGGAATAAATGGCGAAGCCAGGGTTAATTGTTCGATATGACCATTAGCCGTTGATAAACCATTTCCTGCCTCAAATGGAAAACCTACAATTACCGTTGCACGCTTAAATGCAAACGGACTATAGTAATTTAAGTTCTCTGTTAAAGCGTCCATTGCAAGATATACAATCCCATTAGAACCGCTCCCGTTAGACTTTGTATAATTATCCAGTACAAATTTGGAATAGTTCGCTGCATCAATGTAGTTGCCTTGCCAGGCGGCAATATGTGCTAAAATGATGTAAGCAGATAATCTGGTAAAGATGTTTCCATTCCAGCTCCCCCAACCTGCGCCGTAGTAAAGCCCAGGAAGAATAGGATCGTCGCCACCATATTTGAAAGGAACCACCTGGGCCGCAGCCAATAATTCACTAGTTGCAAACTGTAAAACCTTGTCTTTATTCGTTCTTGGTACTTTAATAAAATCACCATCATGAGAAGAAGTTAACAGGGGCACATCACCCCAAATCCTAACCATATAGAAATAGGCGAATGCTCTTAATATTCTGGCCTGTGCAATATCTACATTGTTATTGATTGATGTATAACGCGAATCTAAAGGTACAATTCGATTAGAACGCTCAATGAAAAGACTTGCTGCATTAATTACAGCGTAAAATCTACGCCAGTTGGTAATTCTGTTAATAACAGGATACTGTGCATTGAGTTGTCCTGACACTATAGATTTAAGATCCGATCTGTTCGTAATGGTAAAATCGCCTTGTCTTAAATCGCCCATTAACCAATGCGTATTATCAGAAACCGTAGCAGAACGCATCAAGCCATATATAGATGATAAGTTTGCCCTGGCATCCTCTAATGTTTTCCAGTTGGTTTCTTCTGTCGCTAATCTTATTGATTCTACATCCTCAATTTTCTTACAGGAGAAATTGCCAATACCAATTAAGATTATTGCTAAAGTAAGCGCAACCTTTTGGCAGATACTAATTTTATAATTAGAATATTTCATAATATAAATGGTCATATTTTATAAATCCAGTTTGAAGCCTAAAACAAATGTGCGTGGGATGGTGATATTTGCACCATCGTAAATCCCATTGTAATTGATCAGCTCTGGATCAGTACCCGAAAAATTAGTCAATGTAAACAAGTTTAAAGCGGTAGCATATAAATAAGCTCTTCTAAATTTCCCACCTGCTTTTTTAAAGAACCCTGCTTTACTGAAATCGTACCCAAGGGTAATAGATCTTAATTTTACGTAAGATGCACTTTCCAAAAACAGGTCTTGATCAGCACGATAAGGATCTACGGGGCTCCATGGATTGTATATAGGATAGCTTTTTTCGCTATCGATAGATTGCCAGGAAGAAACTTCTTTAACCGAGTTGATATCATTTCCAGCTTCGCGGTTTACAAAACCATAGCGGGTAGCCTCGTATTGGTTTATGGCTTTCTGGCCTACAGCAAAAATGAAATTGAAGTTTAGATCAAACCCTTTATATGCTACCGTATTGTTCCATCCACCTACAAATTGTGGCAATCTGTCACCGGTTAATACCTTATCTTTATTGTCGATTTTGTTATCACCATTATAATCAACCCATTTTGGATCGCCCGCTTTAATCGGGATACCATTAAAAGTTCTGCCGATTGGTACTTCTCCGTCTGTATTGTAAATACCTTCATTGGTATACAACCAATAACTTCCAACTGATTTTCCTACCGCTAACTTGTTATCATTCTGGTATATCAATTCATTTAAACCTTCTGGTAAAGCCGATAGTTTATTTTTGTTATAACTAAGGTTTAAACCTGTGCTCCAGTTAAAGCCGTCTGCCTGCTGTAAAACAGTTCCGTTAACCAAAAGCTCAATACCTTTATTATTGATATCCATACCCGATTTATATTGGGTAGAGTATCCTGTTTCTACTGCTACGGGTAAACCAACTACATTATTTTTATCCTCACGATTATACAACGTTACAGCAGCATTGATACGGCTATTTAAAAATGACCCGTCTAAAGTTAAACTTGTTCTTTCAGCAAATGGTAAACTAATATTATAACCAATAAAACCACTATTATATGGCCGGTTAATACCCAGTAAGCCACCATAACCTGGAATAGTTGGTTCTTCTTCCCATCCATTTTCCGAACGGTACTGAGGTCCTGCCGCAAAACGGTCATCCTGAAAAACTCTTAAATTTCTGCCCCATGAAGCACTTAAATGTAAGGCATCAATCCCTCTATTTTGTTTTAAGAATTGTTCCTTTAAATTCCAGTTTACATTAAATGCTGGTGTAGTTACCCAACGACTGTCAGGTTGCCCGTTAGATGCCCCATCTCTCCTAAGCAAAGCGCTTAGTGTTAATAAATTTTTATACGAATATTTAGCTGAGCCATAAAACGACATTAGATTATTTCGTTCCTTATCTATATATCTGAATACGTAAAAATCATTTTTAGCCAATACGTTCAGGTAATCGGGGTTATCAAACCCATCAACAGTTAACCTCGCATCTACAAAAGATAACTTTACATAGTCATTTGGACCATTATATGCTCTGGCGTAATTGTATTTATAAGTGTCGCCCTGTAAACTTTGGCCGATTTCAAAATCAACAACATGATTTTTATTAATGTCATATTTATAGCTAATGTTATTATTGAGGGCAGCCCTTTGGCTATAACCAAAATAATTTGAAATATAACTAATACCAGCCAACAAAGTAGATGGGATAAAATAATCTCTAATACCCTCATTATAATTAAATACCCCACTAGTAGTAATAACAAACTTATTTACCTTCGCCGTTAGCGATAAGTTACCATTCAATACAGTTGAGCGGTTGTTATCAACGTTTCTATTGTTTTCATTTAAATAAAAAGCGTAAGAATCGGCATTTGGCGACAGTGGGCTGCTTAAATCGGGAATGTAACGTGTTTCTGCAAAACGATCACGTAAACTTTTGTTTCGGGTACGGTCTAAGCGGGCCGTATTAACAGTGCTCGACATGGTAAGCCATTTAAAAGGAGCCATATTGATACCAAAAAACAAATTGTAACGGTTAATATCAGTATTATCAGCATTACCAGCATTTTTTGTTCCTGAACCAAAGAACCTGAAATTTGCCCTTTCTGATCCACCGGTAATACCTAAATCAGCAGAAAAAGTTGGTGAGTTCTGATAATATAAATCAGTCCAGTTAGATGGCCCAAAATAAGCTACGTTGGTAGAATCACGTAAATAGGACGCTGGTTTACCAGTTGGATTGTATTTTTGATAAAACTGGTTTCTAAAATTATTTTCGTAAACACCATTAACGGTATTTACCATTGGGGCTGTTATATAGCCAAAATAAGTGTTTAAGCTGATATCCCTTAGCCCAGCCTTCGCGTTTTTCGTAGTAATATAAATCGCGCCGTTAGCTGCATTAGGACCAAGTTTGGCCAATTCATACGGATCTTTAATAACAGTAATTGATTGGATATTATTGATATCTACCTGCGATAATAGATTGGTAGCTGGTCCAATCCTATTGTAATCGTACTTTTGAACATCAAATGCAAAAGGATTATCTGCTACTAAGGGCACACCATTTAAATAGATAGCCGGTTGTAAAGCATAAATGTCTTTTTTGTTGAAAAGCAAACCTGATGCACCTTGTATAATAATACTTTGTTCGGTTCCGGGCTCACCATTTGGTTCCTGTACATAAACTCCCGCTAAATTGCCTTTAATAATTTGTTGTAACGAAAGATTTGGAACTGGTGCTGAAGAGCGGATGTTAACCGTATCACGTACTGCTTTGAATTTCTGTAATGCTTTCATCATCTGACCAATGGTATCGGTCTTGATCGAAAAAGTGGATGGATCTCTTTTAGCTTTGGTAGTATCCTGCTGAAAAGCATAATAACTGCCATTAGCCGTCTTAAGCCATGCCCCGTGAGCATATAAAGATTGTGATCCAAAAACAGATAAAAACAAGGCAATACAAACGCTTGTATAAATTTTAACCATTTTATTAGTTTAATTAAAAGTTTAAGTGTTTAAAGAAGAAACTCGATTGTTAAAATGCAATTAAGAAATTGCCTCTATTTGAGATTTTTGGGCAAAGCAATGCCTGAAGACAAAAAGTAAATTTTTTGATCATGGAGTGTGGTTTAGGATGTTTAGTATTAATTCTTAAAGCAATATATATTACCCAGAATGATTAGTTTTTGTTTGTTTGCTTGTTCTACCTTGGTTAGAGGTCTAATTATTTTATTTGTTAATTATTTTCCTGTTAGTTTAACAGTCTTTTTGCTCGTAATACTGAAATAAAATATCGGCTCGTTATTATTTGGTAATGCAAGATATATATTAAGCAAAGGCAATTTTTATTTTTCTTAACGCAAACGTTTGCCTAAAAAAAGGAGTAAAATAAGATCATATGGTTATTAATTGCTTAAGCACAAGCTACTAAGAAGTAGATTTCTACCCTTACATTAGAAAATATTCTTTTCGATAATAAAACTTACCAGCAAAACCTAAAAACAACATTTACATGCTGTTCAAAAATTAACTTATACCAACCACATTTTGATTAATTACAAGTATTAAGACGCTCCAATATCACTAAAATTGTATTAGAAAAAAGACGCCAGTTAAATTGAGCGCAAACGTTTGTTTTTTTTCAAAAAACATAGTTTAAATAGCATTAAAGCATTTTTTAATCTAGAAAAAGTACACCCAGCTTATGAGTTCCCATCTGATTACCTGTTATTTTCGCCAAAATTTACACAACAATTAAAAATTATCGATCACAAATAAAAAGCACAAAGAATACTGTAAAACATAAATCGTTTAACTAGCCTTATGGCATAGAAATCTGCCACAAAAAAATCGGTCATAGAAGCACAGCGTACCATTAATGAGATTGCCGGATTGAATATTAACCTGTAAAAAAAGCCTTACCAAAAATTTGGCAAGGCTATACTAATAAATTTATTTTTTAATTACCAAGCCAGATTTTGCACCAGGTGAATTAGACTGAAGATCAAAAAATAAAAACGTAAAAAGCTATACAAGTATATATGTTAAATTAAATACCGACCAAACCATAACCATTGCAGCAGCAGGTAATATAAATTCAAATTTGTGCCATCAACCATAACATTAGCATACCCTAAATATTGCCAACACCTCTTTAACTCAAAATACTATTCAATACAGCCTCTGATGCAGCTTCGCAAAAATCTATTCCGGAATAATCAGGGTTATAACCACCAATGTACGGAACGGCCATTATGTAGATTCTTTCATTCACCTGCCCCGCTTCATTAACCACCTGAAAATGATCGTTGATGGTGATACCAGACACAGTTAAAAAGTAAGTATTTTCTTTCCTTATCACTAAATCATTACTTTTCATTTCTGCTTTTCCGTTCTCAGCAGACTGGAACTGCAACATGGCTGGACTAACCGTTCCATTATTAATTAGGCTTTTAAAAGGGAAATCGTTAAAAGAAAGATGCGGTTGACCAACACAATCGATAAAGGTATCGAAGTGAACCGTTGTTTTACCATCCCCTACTTTATAGTGGTAATCTGCACCGCCTGTTTTTAAAGGTTCTACTTCAGCATCGTCTCCAACAGCAACAATACTTAAAACACCTGCATCATGTAGTGCCAGTAATTCTCTGCATGAACTTTGGGGTACAAATGCAATTACAATCGAAATGAGGGGCATTAATACTTTTTGAAGCCGCTCCATATCTTCGGCAGAAAGGTATTTTGCGGGGTAGTTCATGGCAAAACTTAAAACGGCTAGGGCTTCTTTCCAATAAATAGATTTCCGCTTTTCTATAGATTTTTCGGCCTCTTCATATTCTTGCCTAAAAAGATCAAAAGGTTCCATTTTTTCCCTGAAACGCATCATGGCCTCCACAAATCCTTCCAGATTCATTGCTTTGATCTGCTCATAAAAAGCCGGATCTTTTTCAATAAACATTTCCTTGAAATTCTTTTCAAATACAAAATCCAAAGGTAAAAACCCTCCGTTCTCGGCTATACTCGCGTGAATTTCGGCCTTGCTGAGCGTTTCTTCCTTTCCTAAATGCGAATCTTCCAGATGAAAGCGAATAGCAGGTAATAAACCATTACGTGAATGCATTACCATTTTAAATCCCTTGCTTTCTAAATGATAGGCGTAGGTTCCATCTTCATTGTCTGTAAACTTTCCATTTTGCCTGGCCAGCGTTCTTAAGGCATCAATCGCCGTTAATGATGAACCCATAATGCCAACAGCGTGGTTAAGTTTTAACGCTATTTTTTTAGGTGGGTAAGGAGAATCGAAATAATTGGGAATCCTGCCCTCATATTTTTTAGGCCAATTGTGCCCGGTACAAATAATAACCTGATCGAAATAAAGTTTATCATGGTTTTGAATACATACGGCTACTGTATTGTCATCCGAAGTATCAATAATATCTTCTACAATGCAATTTAAGTGGACATTAGTTTTGATTCCTTTTTTAGCCGCAGTTATTTTCAAAAGATTAAACTGAGCAGATAAGTATTCACCAAAAAATAGCCTGGGCAATACTTTGTATTCGTTAAATTTCTCTTCATTAATATTAAACTTTTTTAAAATACTTTTTGGAGCAATTTTCACCCAATCTTCAATGGAGTTGAAGATGACCGGAATTTCGTTGTCTGATACATTTGTAATATGTTCTACATTAGCCCCTTCGGCACTATAAGGCATACCTGCCCCCAAATATTTTTTGCGTTCGAAGATATCTATTTCAAAGTTGGCGGCTTTAGCTTCCGTTAATCTTTTATACATGAAAAGGCCACTTGGCCCGCCGCCTATAATAGCGATTTTCTTTTTTGCTTTTTTAATATCCATTTATCGCTGTGATAATTTATTTGGTTAAAACGAAGGTAAACACCACACTCATCCGTTCATATAATCTTAAAAAAGCGAAATTGTTTTAGATCGACGGAAAATGTAGAAAGGATAATGGAATTGAAAAGATCTCTCCTCCGAAGAAGTTCCTTTGGAACACTCCGCGTTGCTTCGGTCGAGATGACGATTTTTCTACTGAAGTCTATCTTGCTTTTAGTCTTTGGAAATGAATGTCAGTATTCCATGGGGTGTGGTAGTCCCGCTATTCGTTCCAGCCGATGAAGAATCGGCATTCACTGCTATCGGGTTTATAATGAAAGGTTTGTGCTACATGATCACCAGCTTTGTGTTCTCCGCGCCTTCCTCTTCGTGTTCTTTGTGGTTAAAAGAAGATGTAAAATCACAAACCAATTCTGATCAACGCTGTTAAAAGAAATGGCAATCAATTAAATATGGACGAACAGCAACCTAAACTATACATGCTTTTATTGGGATCGAAAGCACCGAAAAGAAATGTAGAACAGCACGATTATTTTTTTGGCATTGCCCATTCGATTAAAGCGCTTGTTCCTGAAATTAAAGCTTTTTGGCCCGAAGCAGGAGCCAGTATCCATATAGATGGCTGGCGGGAAGTGACTAAGGTGGATAATTATGAAATCAACATTAAATTAAGAGAGAACCATACTACCCTTTCTGCTAGTAAATTATTTTTTATCAACCTTGGCGGCTACCAATCGAATCAACTATACGAACAACATTATATTGTTTTATCTGTACATGATGAGAGGGCCAAGGCTATACAGGAGGCAAAAAAAACGGTATTCTTTAAAACCAATTCGATAAAAGGCGCCAATGCCCACATCGATGAAAAGTATGGTATTGATGTAGACGATATTTATAAAATTGAAGATATTTTAAGCGAAGAATCGAAACAAAAATACCATATCGAAATAAAAACATCTTCAGGCGATTTACCTGAAGATGAAATTCATTTGGGCTATCTTAAACTGGATAAACTTTAATAGCATTATTTTTTTGACAGTTTTTTTAACCATGTCACTACATCAGCTGCTGCTTTATCATTTTCGAAACCCATTTCTTTTGGTAAACGTCCGTTAACATATTCGTCGTACAACCATGGGTCTGCAATGGCGATTACTGTTCCTTTACCATATTTAGCCGAAGCAATAACTGTCGCATTAGCCGCATTTTTCAAAACCGGTTTTGCAGCATTCTTGGTTTCAATAGCGCAAACATCTTTCATAAATATTTTTTGCGCCGTTTTAAATACAGGATTGTTTTTAGTTGAAATAGCACCGTCTTCAAAATGTTTATCATCAATAACATGATTTTGCATTTCGTTAGTAAAATGCATACCAAATACATTGGCTAATTTATTAAAGTGCGGCAACTCTACATTTGCACTATCATTGGCAAACATCACCAATACGCCTCCTTGTTTTACCCATGCAGAAATTTCGGTGATATCTGCCGCCTGTATATAATTTGGTTTTGGATTTTCTTTTGGTCGATCAGGATCTACAATTAGATATACATCAGTTCCTTTTAACTTGGCTGCAGTAGGAGCCGTTTCTAAAGAATCTAACTTAAAGCCTTGTTTCTTAAAGATGTTTCCTAAAATAAAGAAATTTCCATAATCGCTTTTGCCCCATAAATAATGAAAACGCTCTACCTCTCCAGCTTTATTTTTTCGGGTTTCGCGATTAAAAAAATAATCTAAAGTAACGGTTTGTGCACTCGCCAGAACAGATGAGCAGATTAAAATAGAAAGTGTGCAAACTCTAAAAAGCATTTTCATAATATATATCGGGTTAAATTGTAAATATCAATAACCCAAAAGTATAAAATTTAACTATAATCAAATTGCGATAATCAACCGCTATGGGTATAATTAACTGCAAAACTTACTCCATATCAAACTAAATTGATTTACCATAACAAAAAAATAGCATAAGACTATTCAACTTAACCGTTTAGAGCCAGTGCAGGTAATCTTGTTCTCCATCATTCTTTTTCTTGTTTACTTTAAGGCGCTTTTTGTACAAAGCCACTAAAAAGAAAGCAATTATCAGAAAGGTAGCTCCTATCTGCGCTATATTTTCTAAATCGAGATCGAACATATCGTTTGTTTTATAGGTTTATCTATTAATTTACCCTTACCTGTTCTCCTTTCGCCGTTATGGCCACCGGGCTACTCGCCATAAATCCCTGAGGGATTTTAGGTTCTATCCAGGTAGATTTAGGCGGCAAAAACTCACCCTTTTCTGCAGCAGTAATAAATGCATCGGCTGTCATCGGAAAAAGAGAAAAACCAATTGATGTTCCATCATGATTCAACCCAGCAAGAAATTGAGACCATTTACAATCCGGAAAGCAGACGAGTCTTTCGTCTGCTTTTGGTTTATTGATGCCCAGCACAGTTGACAGAATTTTATCTTGTAAAATCACCGTATCTGGCACTTCTGACAATGCAATAGAAGCTTTATTTAAATCCAGCTGATACCATTCGCCTTTAAAAAAAAGGCCTAACCTATTCTTCTGATCAGGTTTATAAGCTTTATTATTGGGGATTTTTGAGATATAATAATATGCTTTCAGTTTTTCCATCAGCAGCGAATAAGAAATATCTACACCAGAAACCATTCTATGAAAGGCACCTATCGAAATTACATCTGCAGAAACAAATAGCGAACTGATCTGCTGAGCTGTGTTTTTCTGCAACGAACAGGCTGCTTCCAAACGATGATGACCATCGGCAAGGTAAACCGCATGAAGTTCCATAAACGCTTCACCAAATTTTTCAATAACATCTTCTTCCAAAACCTGATAAAGAAAATGTCCCATCTGCGACCATTCGCTTGCCAAAGGTTTACGTGTACGCACCACAAAATCAATAAGCGCATCTAAAGTTTTATCTTTTTTATGGACCAATAAGATTGGCGATTTTTGCGTTGTTTTATTTTTACGATCTATTTTAAGTGATTCTACTTTCGAGGATACCGTTTCCTCGTGCCTTTTAATTGCATTTACCGGTGTTTGAGAGAGATCGGTAGCTGCCCAAATCCCCCTCATTACACCAAATTCGCTACGGAACTCGTAAACATAAATAGCAGGCCGATCTTCCAAAGGACATCCGAATAGGTTAAGCAGGTCTTCAAACGACAGCTGCTCATTTTTATGCACCTTACCGTTTACCTGATCAGAAATCATCAGATCAAAGATGTCTTTACCTGGCTGTAATGCCTTTAATGGTGAGATTTTTATCATCGTTTAACGGATTATTCGAGTTCAAGAACTGTTCTATCACTATATATTTTTTCAAAGCTGGCCATTGCGTTTACCAATGCTTCAACGCTCGATAATGGAAGCGCATTGTAAAGCGAAGCCCTAAATCCACCAACTGTTCTATAGCCTTTTATGCCTACAATTCCCTGATCTACTGCAAATTTTAAAAATTCGGTCTCTACCTCTTTGTTAATGGCTAAGAAAGTAACGTTCATTCGAGAACGATGATCAACATCGGCCGTACCGTAAAAAAGCGGATTCCGGTCTATTTCGGCATATAATAATTTTGCCTTTTCTATATTTCTTTGTTCTATTCCACTAACACCACCTTGGTCTTTAAGCCACAATAAATTAAGCATGGCCACATAAATAGAAAAAACTGGCGGTGTATTGTACATGCTCATATTATCGCGAAATACCCGATAATCCAACATTGATGGGATTTCCTTTTTTGCCTGATCAAGAAATTCATTTTTAGCAATAACGAGTGTCATCCCCGCCG from Flavobacterium sp. W4I14 includes these protein-coding regions:
- a CDS encoding hypothetical protein (product_source=Hypo-rule applied; cleavage_site_network=SignalP-noTM; pfam=PF16398; superfamily=53933; transmembrane_helix_parts=Inside_1_6,TMhelix_7_24,Outside_25_346), which gives rise to MKNNKYLFCMGLMLASIMFMLGSCKKNLPDNRLSIASDSQYTQYLYQPTLGRNTLFTNNFTYGNSSRPLDFKIVNMRTFGGEPAPELTKLYPVKVWKTAYDGTEKSLAEIEAKRVIENHPLFEVRPHSGEFLMWAEANSNMIKAQPDSGYVFDVEMSNTGGRKYFQNMRLIPLRERPYEPSPLDPITGQGTVTSVSPSGLFITGVKTNQFLSNSDVRIVFNKLPKGLPGYSGHSISFKFVDTLSQVIDPNKFALTDWGNLVHGFNMVKDATKVKFDVAYPIPLTAYPTKYTTTDGGAARVVFRFDRQAFGAALLHCYLALNFKIYEEGDWEIIFQFKNDKPKFDND
- a CDS encoding hypothetical protein (product_source=Hypo-rule applied; ko=KO:K21572; pfam=PF07980,PF14322; smart=SM00028; superfamily=48452; transmembrane_helix_parts=Inside_1_12,TMhelix_13_35,Outside_36_537) translates to MTIYIMKYSNYKISICQKVALTLAIILIGIGNFSCKKIEDVESIRLATEETNWKTLEDARANLSSIYGLMRSATVSDNTHWLMGDLRQGDFTITNRSDLKSIVSGQLNAQYPVINRITNWRRFYAVINAASLFIERSNRIVPLDSRYTSINNNVDIAQARILRAFAYFYMVRIWGDVPLLTSSHDGDFIKVPRTNKDKVLQFATSELLAAAQVVPFKYGGDDPILPGLYYGAGWGSWNGNIFTRLSAYIILAHIAAWQGNYIDAANYSKFVLDNYTKSNGSGSNGIVYLAMDALTENLNYYSPFAFKRATVIVGFPFEAGNGLSTANGHIEQLTLASPFIPKAQPEMFVTKDSILKIFTDPKDLRFSFNPVNGLYRTNYFYNFTSEQPIFNKIKVIYTAQTSGNLTLFSSTMLFSRIEEITLLRAEACAVLGQRAEAIAALNKAADLRGPIIYDPASGKDLIDAIFEERRRELMAEGWRWYDIVRYNRIKKATGTFIKKNGTALTFRQFEDAGGIYWPVSQDVINANSLVTQNPYWQ
- a CDS encoding hypothetical protein (product_source=Hypo-rule applied; superfamily=82153), yielding MMKKKLYERSLLLLLAITGLYFTACKKSDSTYYDYTNTIQTFKGSAVDYLKSKPHTFDSLLLVLNRLPAVKDSLTNQKVTLFAPVNENFAASIKYLNQTRKATGKSPVYLATADPDELSIMLSKYIIRGNRSASSYTSTLDGISVIAVGINYPMHIKAVQGNASGYVGGGATSLEFSDMYGSTIKLDWVTTSTDAINIKTDNATINILTPLHSFGFDQFTARLDK